From the Candidatus Paceibacterota bacterium genome, the window TGATCCTAGCAACTATCTGCGTTTGGAATGGCAAGAGTCATTCATCTACGAGGAAAACTGGCTAAATAGCGGGCCAGAGGTGTTTGAATATTTTCTCGGACGACCCATAGATGAAAAAGAAAAATGGAAAATTTATCGAAAACTTGACCCTCGCCCTTTTCCCTTTCCGTGGCTAAGTTATCTTAAGAATACCAATTTTATTTTTTCGGCAATCTTCAAGGCATTTAAAAGAAATGATTAAAAAGGATTTGGAAAGTTATAAAGTGCATGACGTTGATTACCAGAGTGTTTTTGATTTGAAGCGATCTCTGGAGATCGTTAAAAGATATGATGAATTAGATACGTATGCTCAAAACGGTTTTAAAGCGGCCGTCGAGAGAATTGCCGGCAGTATTGACACTCATATTGACATTGGCACCGGCACGGGGTGGTTGCTTTTAAAGACTGCACCTTTCTTTTCAAAGGTAATTGGCATTGAGCCGTCCGAGCATGCCGTTGAGACGGCCAAGGAAATAAACAAAAATTCAGCGAACGTTCAATTTATAGAAGCGGATATGATTGATGGATTGAGAAGGTTGGAAATAGAAAAACCGGTTTTTTTAACGACTGCCATTGTTCTCTCACATATTAAGGATTACTACGTTCGAGAATTCCTGAAAGAAATTAACGTGCTGCCAACGGGCTCTGTTCTATATTTTCATGAACCCTATGATTTAAATATCCAGCAGAGACTTTGGTATATTCGCAGTAAGGAGTGGTGGGCCAGAAATCTTTCGGAATGGCAATTGGAATTCTGGGATTTGGCGGGAGAATATAAATATGGGATTTTCGGGCGAAAAGTCGGTCGAACGGAAATAAAGAATACATATCGGATGAGATTCTACGAGAAGGTTGGTTGGTTT encodes:
- a CDS encoding class I SAM-dependent methyltransferase, with product MIKKDLESYKVHDVDYQSVFDLKRSLEIVKRYDELDTYAQNGFKAAVERIAGSIDTHIDIGTGTGWLLLKTAPFFSKVIGIEPSEHAVETAKEINKNSANVQFIEADMIDGLRRLEIEKPVFLTTAIVLSHIKDYYVREFLKEINVLPTGSVLYFHEPYDLNIQQRLWYIRSKEWWARNLSEWQLEFWDLAGEYKYGIFGRKVGRTEIKNTYRMRFYEKVGWFFNGLWNKVKRLGRAVKKIFNR